One genomic window of Ziziphus jujuba cultivar Dongzao chromosome 4, ASM3175591v1 includes the following:
- the LOC107415965 gene encoding PR5-like receptor kinase, producing MFNKESIVSMMRARGTAGYIVPEVFSRNFGRVSHKSNVYSYGMLVLEMGGGGKNVVPRVSHAGETYIHYWIYEDMELGKDLGLLGVTTEEEKEIARKLLLVSYWCIQTNPLDRPPMSKVVDMLEGDLQHVQIPRKPFLYSLMFGFFQFDIPGMANELNVDPG from the exons ATGTTCAATAAGGAGAGTATTGTGTCCATGATGCGTGCCAGAGGAACTGCAGGGTATATCGTGCCTGAAGTATTCAGTAGGAATTTTGGTAGAGTGTCTCATAAATCTAATGTCTATAGTTATGGAATGTTGGTTCTCGAAATGGGAGGAGGAGGAAAGAATGTTGTTCCTAGAGTGTCTCACGCTGGTGAAACATACATTCATTATTGGATTTATGAAGATATGGAATTGGGTAAAGATTTAGGACTCTTGGGAGTCACaacagaggaagaaaaagaaatagcaaGGAAGTTGCTATTAGTGAGCTACTGGTGCATTCAGACAAATCCATTAGATCGACCACCAATGAGTAAGGTTGTAGATATGCTGGAAGGAGACCTTCAACATGTCCAGATTCCACGAAAGCCATTCTT GTACAGCCTTATGTTTGGTTTCTTTCAGTTCGATATCCCAGGGATGGCAAATGAATTGAATGTCGATCCCGGTTGA
- the LOC107415976 gene encoding PR5-like receptor kinase yields MIFWKKDSREDFDVEAFMRNYSSFAPKQYSYSQVKKMTNSFAEIIGKGGFGCVYKGTLPNGRLVAVKLLKDSKSNGEDFINEVASIGRTSHINIVTLLGFYYDRNKRALIYDFMPNGSLDKFIFNQEDGSTTRCLEWKTLHEIALGVARGLEYLHRGCNTRILHFDIKPQNILLDKDFCPKISDFGLAKLWLNKESIVSMMGARGTVGYIAPEVFSRNFGGVSHKSDVYSYGMLVLEMVGGRRNIDPRVSHNSEIYFPYWIYEDVELGKDLRVLGVTTEEEKEIARKMLLVSFWCIQTNPSDRPPMTKVVDMLEGELQHVQIPPKPFLFSPARSPQQSTESS; encoded by the coding sequence ATGATCTTTTGGAAGAAAGACAGTAGAGAGGATTTTGATGTGGAGGCGTTTATGAGGAATTATAGTTCATTTGCACCAAAGCAATACAGTTATTCACAGGTCAAGAAAATGACAAACTCATTTGCAGAGATAATAGGGAAAGGAGGATTTGGTTGTGTATACAAAGGAACACTACCTAATGGTCGCCTTGTTGCAGTGAAACTTCTAAAAGATTCTAAGAGCAATGGAGAAGATTTTATAAATGAAGTTGCTAGCATTGGTAGAACTTCTCATATTAACATAGTCACTCTTCTTGGATTTTATTATGATAGGAACAAGAGAGccttgatttatgattttatgcCTAATGGTTCACttgataaattcatatttaatcaAGAAGATGGGAGTACAACCAGGTGCCTAGAATGGAAAACATTGCATGAAATTGCTCTTGGTGTTGCACGAGGACTAGAATACTTGCATCGTGGTTGTAACACAAGGATTTTGCATTTCGACATAAAGCCTCAAAACATTCTTTTGGATAAagatttttgtccaaaaatatcGGACTTTGGTCTAGCCAAATTATGGTTAAACAAGGAGAGTATTGTGTCAATGATGGGTGCCAGAGGAACTGTAGGGTATATAGCACCGGAAGTATTCAGTCGGAATTTTGGTGGAGTGTCTCATAAATCTGATGTTTATAGTTATGGAATGTTGGTTCTTGAAATGGTTGGAGGAAGAAGGAATATTGATCCTAGAGTTTCTCATAATAGTGAAATTTACTTTCCTTATTGGATTTATGAAGATGTGGAATTGGGTAAAGATTTAAGAGTCTTGGGAGTCACaacagaggaagaaaaagaaatagcaaGGAAGATGCTATTAGTGAGCTTTTGGTGCATTCAGACAAATCCGTCAGATCGACCACCAATGACTAAGGTTGTGGATATGCTAGAAGGAGAACTTCAACATGTCCAGATTCCACCAAAGCCATTCTTGTTTTCTCCAGCAAGATCCCCTCAACAATCCACAGAATCATCATAA
- the LOC112491346 gene encoding LEAF RUST 10 DISEASE-RESISTANCE LOCUS RECEPTOR-LIKE PROTEIN KINASE-like 2.1 translates to MTFQLDKSVCNAMGFTFERIFFWPHKMHPNPSKNISLLILIHLVILLIHGPSSSFADNYADCGKPFNCGSNIQNISYPFWGSDRPEQCGHPKFELSCVDGVTEISINTEAYRVLEMNQDTRTLLAVRADYFGDVCKTELRNATLLDTTVFNYTADTQPLTLFYTCDSPNGTSILPHFNCSESGGSNTVNFYSVENLSGTPGNIPSELGRCEGSVVLNVSQTQATTLRNLATASNETLIKAVVDAGFSLVWNANDSLCDGCVSNGSRCGYNRGSEEFVCYQNQNSTGTYACNF, encoded by the coding sequence ATGACATTTCAACTGGATAAAAGCGTATGCAATGCAATGGGCTTTACATTTGAGAGGATTTTCTTTTGGCCTCACAAAATGCATCCCAATCCTTCGAAAAACATCTCTTTGTTAATTTTGATACATTTAGTAATCTTATTAATCCATGGTCCATCGTCTTCGTTCGCTGACAATTACGCCGACTGCGGCAAACCCTTCAACTGTGGAAGTAATATCCAGAATATAAGCTATCCATTTTGGGGCTCCGATCGGCCAGAACAGTGTGGCCACCCAAAGTTCGAATTAAGCTGCGTCGACGGAGTCACAGAGATCTCAATAAATACCGAAGCTTATCGAGTGCTTGAAATGAATCAGGATACGCGTACTCTTTTGGCTGTTAGAGCGGATTACTTTGGAGATGTTTGTAAAACAGAGCTCCGTAACGCCACCTTATTAGATACCACCGTGTTTAATTACACCGCAGATACTCAACCATTGACTCTTTTCTATACATGTGATTCCCCAAATGGTACCAGTATACTACCCCATTTCAATTGCAGCGAGTCCGGAGGATCAAATACAGTTAATTTCTACTCTGTCGAAAACCTCAGCGGGACACCGGGCAACATCCCTAGCGAACTTGGAAGGTGCGAGGGAAGTGTGGTACTCAATGTTTCCCAAACACAAGCCACCACTTTACGAAACCTTGCGACTGCGTCGAATGAGACTCTCATAAAAGCGGTGGTGGATGCTGGGTTTAGTTTGGTATGGAATGCCAACGATTCTTTGTGCGATGGCTGTGTAAGCAATGGTAGCCGCTGTGGCTACAACCGGGGCTCTGAAGAATTCGTCTgctatcaaaatcaaaacagTACAGGTACATATGCCtgcaatttttga